Proteins encoded by one window of Microplitis mediator isolate UGA2020A chromosome 1, iyMicMedi2.1, whole genome shotgun sequence:
- the LOC130670755 gene encoding uncharacterized protein LOC130670755, whose amino-acid sequence MMMISIRNIVLSVWFASVSCYEFENFDSSVADTPITHINVAQLFQLCYANTSNPIAITKNLAKTLHKNLADTIKAPVIIINDEFISKDIQLYYPTYPMYILSMTSQMELDALLSKLISSPFWSIQSAFFVIVESVKSCEKDSIGVLGLLWEFELLSCVVVCSSTSTETTLYTYNPFTKRAPDPWIEIEKNWFDHNRRPVTFYKQSFTNDHNICANLTFDKTTLLDGYPVRMARVKFERTSFYFNETFTSLNMTPQMTDYDDIFLVALSIIYGKQDICVDSFADYVTQLGDLVPVIFEVSYVIVTQKRSFQPAFYEIESVFDINGAIGIIIILLLITVLIILHNGYQVRLAILDVLKLLMSMGMDAPLDRLAMKLTFFTAFLFVFIFGPALEGQIFATLTRPPSQNVESLRDLYDQKYHVHYVEAIHASVLEEELWKTEEEIKYLHPRPHPFPLIKCVKLMMRDPEVACVYDNAITLDWSRKFYYHVSKRFVFKKNYFYHSRLNWALGKRFNQRFLKFKEFGLTQADESMYARIASTEMKIKKRKEKMLDHQIIDAEDLTNLYLFMAFFQLLAVIIFGIEHIFAYYRRQRR is encoded by the exons atgatGATGAtatcaataagaaatattgtTTTAAGTGTATGGTTCGCAAGTGTTTCTTGTTATGAATTCGAAAACTTCGATTCATCAGTAGCAGATACTCCAATCACACACATAAATGTG GCTCAACTTTTTCAACTTTGTTATGCAAATACATCAAATCCTATAGCCATCACTAAAAACTTGGCAAAGACATTGCACAAAAATTTGGCCGATACAATAAAGGCACCTGTCATTATCATCAACGATGAATTCATATCAAAAGACATTCAACTGTACTATCCAACCTAtccaatgtatattttatcaatgacGAGTCAAATGGAATTAGATGCTCTTTTGAGCAAGCTGATAAGTTCACCCTTCTGGAGTATTCAATCAGCGTTTTTCGTGATAGTTGAATCTGTAAAATCATGTGAAAAGGATTCTATTGGAGTTTTGGGACTACTATGGGAGTTTGAGCTGTTATCATGTGTCGTGGTGTGCTCCAGTACCAGCACGGAAACTACTCTCTATACTTACAATCCTTTCACGAAACGAGCGCCCGATCCTTGGATtgaaattgagaaaaattggTTTGACCACAACCGTCGACCAGTGACCTTCTACAAGCAATCTTTCACTAACG atcatAACATATGTGCAAATCTCACTTTTGATAAAACTACACTTCTTGATGGTTATCCTGTTAGAATGGCCAGGGTGAAATTCGAAAGAACCAGTTTTTACTTTAATGAAACATTTACTTCTTTGAACATGACTCCGCAAATGACTGACTacgatgatatttttttagtcgctttatcaataatatatggtaaacaAGACATTTGTGTAGATTCGTTTGCTGATTATGTAACTCAACTTGGAGACTTAGTGCCCGTGATTTTCGAAGTTTCTTATGTCATAGTAACACAAAAGCGAAGTTTTCAACCAgcattttatgaaattgaaagTGTGTTCGATATTAATGGCGCTATAgggataataattattcttctTCTAATTACCGTCCTGATTATATTGCACAATGGGTATCAAGTCAGATTGGCTATTCTGGATGTCTTGAAGCTGTTGATGAGTATGGGAATGGATGCACCTCTTGATCGACTCGCTATGAAATTAACTTTCTTCACTGCTTTTTTGTTCGTTTTTATATTTGGTCCAGCACTTGAGGGACAAATATTCGCCACACTGACTCGTCCGCCATCTCAGAACGTGGAGTCTCTTAGGGACTTGTATGATCAAAAGTACCACGTACATTATGTTGAAGCAATCCATGCTAGTGTATTAGAAGAAGAATTATGGAAAACTGAAgaggaaattaaatatttacatcccCGTCCACACCCTTTTCCTTTAATAAAATGTGTGAAACTAATGATGCGTGATCCTGAAGTTGCGTGTGTTTATGATAATGCAATCACGTTAGATTGgagtaggaaattttattatcacgtATCCAAAAGATTTGTgtttaaaaagaattatttctatcattCTCGATTAAATTGGGCCCTAGGCAAACGATTTAATCAgagatttttaaagtttaaagaATTCGGTCTCACACAAGCTGACGAGTCAATGTACGCACGGATTGCATCAAccgaaatgaaaattaaaaaaagaaaagaaaagatGTTAGATCATCAGATAATTGACGCTGAAGATTtgacaaatttatatttattcatggCATTTTTTCAGCTTTTAGCAGTCATCATATTTGGTATTGAACATATTTTTGCATATTATCGCCGTCAAAGacgatag